In Papaver somniferum cultivar HN1 chromosome 1, ASM357369v1, whole genome shotgun sequence, a genomic segment contains:
- the LOC113326255 gene encoding E4 SUMO-protein ligase PIAL2-like isoform X1 translates to MLNVLAVVLMFISLLFLNTLLLRGIDHAIVNNEIPDGVHELPSLLKHVCGHNKNEILLQATSMMLMASLKLLRTVVARKWEWMVAII, encoded by the exons ATGCTCAACGTATTGGCAGTGGTGCTCATGTTTATCTCGCTGCTGTTCTTGAATACCTTGCTGCTGag AGGTATTGATCATGCAATTGTAAATAATGAGATTCCAGATGGAGTTCATGAGCTGCCATCGCTTTTGAAACAC GTTTGTGGGCATAATAAGAATGAGATCTTACTTCAAGCAACTAGTATGATGCTGATGGCTTCATTGAAG CTTCTACGAACCGTGGTTGCAAGGAAATGGGAATGGATGGTTGCAATAATATAA
- the LOC113326255 gene encoding E4 SUMO-protein ligase PIAL2-like isoform X2, translated as MLNVLAVVLMFISLLFLNTLLLRGIDHAIVNNEIPDGVHELPSLLKHVCGHNKNEILLQATSMMLMASLKTRKLVLVAVQEA; from the exons ATGCTCAACGTATTGGCAGTGGTGCTCATGTTTATCTCGCTGCTGTTCTTGAATACCTTGCTGCTGag AGGTATTGATCATGCAATTGTAAATAATGAGATTCCAGATGGAGTTCATGAGCTGCCATCGCTTTTGAAACAC GTTTGTGGGCATAATAAGAATGAGATCTTACTTCAAGCAACTAGTATGATGCTGATGGCTTCATTGAAG ACAAGGAAGTTAGTTTTGGTGGCAGTACAGGAAGCTTGA
- the LOC113353058 gene encoding uncharacterized protein LOC113353058 gives MWRLLHDGIGVLNKVGRFVEEIATDCHPCQSSPETAEHLFLRCPLIQAILFASPLGLRLENNSELSSSISMLDISTSSSTDIQWTPPPENTIKININVGLKDDYSVNVVVARNHYGAFVGSETSIGTLCSPLIAEANGFILAARLANRLNLHNILIESDSISMLKYLNDVSTRVPWRVLNIVNELRAFISIFSQVVFQFVRRPNDIAHVLAKFAVKHHVQAQWTSSQPPSCISIYLLADTF, from the exons ATGTGGAGACTCCTACATGATGGTATTGGAGTTCTTAACAAGGTGGGTAGATTTGTAGAAGAAATTGCAACTGACTGTCATCCGTGTCAATCATCACCTGAGACTGCAGAACATCTTTTTCTTCGGTGTCCTCTTATTCAAGCAATCCTTTTTGCTTCTCCCCTTGGTCTAAGACTGGAAAACAACAGTGAG CTGTCGTCATCAATCTCTATGTTGGATATCTCCACTTCGTCTTCCACGGATATTCAGTGGACTCCTCCACCAGAAAACACTATCAAGATAAATATTAATGTTGGGCTGAAAGATGATTACTCTGTTAACGTTGTTGTCGCAAGGAACCATTATGGAGCGTTTGTGGGATCTGAAACTTCTATTGGTACGCTCTGTAGCCCCTTAATTGCTGAAGCTAATGGTTTTATTTTAGCTGCTAGGCTTGCCAATCGGTTGAACCTCCACAACATATTGATTGAAAGTGATTCCATTTCCATGCTCAAGTATCTCAATGATGTTTCTACAAGGGTCCCCTGGAGAGTCCTGAACATCGTCAATGAGTTGAGAGCTTTTATCTCCATATTCTCTCAGGTTGTGTTCCAATTTGTACGAAGACCAAATGATATTGCTCATGTACTCGCTAAGTTCGCTGTCAAGCATCATGTCCAAGCTCAATGGACATCTTCCCAACCTCCTTCTTGCATTTCCATCTATCTCCTTGCCGATACTTTTTAG